CTTCCGCTCGCACGGCGAGCTGTTCCGCGAGCTGCTGGCCGCGGACTCGGCCGAGCCGGTGGGCAAGCGCCTGTCGTTCCTTGTGCAGGAGATGCACCGCGAGGCGAACACCATCGGCTCCAAGGCCAACGACGCGGCCATCGCGCACCGCGTGGTCGCCATCAAGGACGAGGTGGAGCGCCTCCGCGAGCAGGTGGAAAACGTAGAGTGAGCCCCGCGCGCCGCGGCCTGCCCTGCCGCACCTTCCCCGTGGTGCTCTCGGCCCCCTCGGGCGCCGGCAAGACGACGATCGCGCGGCGCCTCCGCGAGAGGCGCGGCGACGTCGTCTTCTCCGTCTCGGCCACCACGCGCGCGCCGCGCCGCCACGAGCGCAACGGGGTGGACTACCACTTCGTGCCCGTGGACGAGTTCCGGCGGATGATCGACGCGGGCGAGCTGGCGGAGTGGGCGGAGGTGCACGGCAACTACTACGGCACGCCGCTCGCCAACCTGACACGGGCGGTGGAGCGCAGCCAGTTCCTGCTGCTGGACATCGATGTGCAGGGCGCGCGGCAGATCCGGAAGGTGGCGGCCGACGCGGTGCACGTCTTCATCCTCCCGCCCAACGGCGACGTGCTGGCCGAGCGCCTGCTGCGCCGCGGCAGCGAGGGCGAGGAGGTGCGGCAGCGCAGGCTGTCCAACGCGTGCGGCGAGGTGCAGAGCGCGGCGGAGTTCGACTACGTGGTGGTGAACGACGACCTGGACGCCACGGTAGACGCGGTGGAGAAGATCCTCGCCACCGAGTCGCACAGGGTGCAGCACCTGCCGGAGATGGGCGCCACTCTGGAGCGCATCTGCCGGGAGATCGGGAAGCACGTGGCGCCGCCCCCCGGCGGCGCGCGGGAAATCGCACAGACGCAGGAGCGTTCGCAATGAGAGTCGTGACCCCGGGCCAGGCGGCCCGCCACACCGGAAGCAAGTACCTGGGCGTGCTGGTGGCCGCCAAGTACGCGCGCAACCTGAACGACCTGCGCCGCAACGAGCTGATGGAAGACCCCACCGTGAGCGGCGTCCCCGGCGAGGTCCGCGAGAAGCTGACCACCATCGCCATCGAGGAAGTGGCCAAGGGCACGGTGGACTACCACCTGACGTCGCGCCGCCGGCCCGAGTACTAGGCCGCACGTGCCGGCCGCGCGCGGTCTGCGGCGTCCCTTCGAGGGGCGCCGCGTCGTGTTGGGGGTCACGGGCGGCATCGCGGCGTACAAGGCCGTGGCGGTCGCCCGCGAGCTGGCGCTGGCCGGCGCCGCCGTCGAGGCGGTGCTCACGGCGGGCGCCCTGGAGTTCGTGCGCCCCCTGACGTTCGAGGCGCTCACCGGCCGCGCCGCGCACACCTCGTTGTACCCGCCGGGCCAGCCCCTCACCCACATCCATCTGGCGCGCGACGCCGACGCGGTGGTGGTCGCCCCCGCGACCGCCAACTTTATCGCGCGCGCCGCCGCCGGGATGGCCGACGACCTGCTCACCGCCGTCCTCCTCGCCACCGACGCCCCCGTCGTCGTCTGCCCGGCGATGAACGACCGCATGTACCGCCACCCGCAGACGCAGGCCAACCTGCGCCGCCTGGCGGAGATCGGGTATCGGATCGCCGGGCCCGCCGTCGGGCCGCTCGCGTGGGGCGAGGGTGAGGGGCCGGGGCGGATGATCGAGCCGGACGAGGTCGTCGCGCACGCCGGACGCGCGCTGGAGCCCGCGGGTGCGCTGGGCGGACGGCGCGTGGTCGTCACCGCAGGCCCCACGCGCGAAGCCATCGACCCGGTGCGTTTCATCGGCAACCGCTCGTCCGGCCGGATGGGCTACGAGATCGCCGCCGCCGCATGGCGCCGCGGCGCGAGCGTGCTTCTCGTCACCGGCCCGTCGCCCCTCGCTCCCCCGCCGGGAGTCGAGGTCGAACGTGTCGAGACGGCGGAGGAGATGCGGAACGCCGTCGCCTCGGCTCTTCCATCTGCCGACGTGCTGGTGATGTCCGCCGCCGTGGCGGACTTCCGTCCCGCGGACCCGGCCGAGCGGAAGATCAAGAAGGAGGACGGCGAGATCCCGACCATCCGCCTGGAAGCGACGGCGGACGTGCTCAAGGCGACGCGCGAGGCGCGGCCGCCGGCGTGCGTGGTCGTCGGCTTCGCGCTTGAGACGAACGACGCGGTGAGCAACGGGCGGCGGAAGCTGGAAGCGAAGGGCCTGGACCTGCTCGTCGTGAACGACGCGACGGAGCCGGGCGCGGGGTTCGAGGTCGCCACCAACCGCGTCGTCCTCCTCCAGCCCGGCCGCGACGACGAGGCGCTGCCGCTGCTGCACAAGGCCGAGGTGGCGGACCGCATCCTGGACCGCGTGGAGACGCTGGTGCCGCCGCGGGAGCCCGCGCGTTGACCGACCCGCGCGACCTGCTGGAGCGCTACGTCCGCCAGCGAATGGAGCTGGGGGAGACGGAGGTCGTGCTCGACGGCTGGACCGAGGCGGAGCTGAGGGCTCTGCTTTCCGGTAGCGCCGGGAGCGTTTCGGGTGTGGTGCCCGCGGCCCCCGCGTCCCCATCTTCCGACGTTCACGTTGGACGCACGGCTGCACCGTCGTCTCCGGAGCGGACGCGTCCCTCCGAAGCTCGGCCGCTGGAGCGCGTGGCGGTAGGCATCGCGGCTGACGGGACGCCCGGGGCCGGGGAGATGCGGCAGGCGCCGGACGCCCCCGCGCGCGGCGCCAGCGCGGAGGAGATCGTGATGCTCCCCACGCTGGACGCGGTGCGCGACCTGGCGCTGGGCTGCCCGCGCTGCCGGCTGGCGAATTCCCGCCAGCACGTCGTCTTCGGCGAGGGCGACCCCGCGGCGGACCTGATGGTGGTGGGCGAGGCACCGGGGGAGAACGAGGACCGCACCGGGCGGCCCTTCGTGGGCAAGGCGGGCAAGCTGCTGGACCTGCTGCTCGCCTCCGTCGGGCTTCCCCGCGAGGCGGTCTACATCTGCAACGTGCTCAAGTGCCGGCCGCCCGACAACCGCAACCCCATGGCGGACGAGGTGGAGGCGTGCAGCCCGTACCTGGTCCGCCAGGTGGACCT
This is a stretch of genomic DNA from Longimicrobiaceae bacterium. It encodes these proteins:
- the gmk gene encoding guanylate kinase, yielding MSPARRGLPCRTFPVVLSAPSGAGKTTIARRLRERRGDVVFSVSATTRAPRRHERNGVDYHFVPVDEFRRMIDAGELAEWAEVHGNYYGTPLANLTRAVERSQFLLLDIDVQGARQIRKVAADAVHVFILPPNGDVLAERLLRRGSEGEEVRQRRLSNACGEVQSAAEFDYVVVNDDLDATVDAVEKILATESHRVQHLPEMGATLERICREIGKHVAPPPGGAREIAQTQERSQ
- the rpoZ gene encoding DNA-directed RNA polymerase subunit omega; this encodes MRVVTPGQAARHTGSKYLGVLVAAKYARNLNDLRRNELMEDPTVSGVPGEVREKLTTIAIEEVAKGTVDYHLTSRRRPEY
- the coaBC gene encoding bifunctional phosphopantothenoylcysteine decarboxylase/phosphopantothenate--cysteine ligase CoaBC is translated as MPAARGLRRPFEGRRVVLGVTGGIAAYKAVAVARELALAGAAVEAVLTAGALEFVRPLTFEALTGRAAHTSLYPPGQPLTHIHLARDADAVVVAPATANFIARAAAGMADDLLTAVLLATDAPVVVCPAMNDRMYRHPQTQANLRRLAEIGYRIAGPAVGPLAWGEGEGPGRMIEPDEVVAHAGRALEPAGALGGRRVVVTAGPTREAIDPVRFIGNRSSGRMGYEIAAAAWRRGASVLLVTGPSPLAPPPGVEVERVETAEEMRNAVASALPSADVLVMSAAVADFRPADPAERKIKKEDGEIPTIRLEATADVLKATREARPPACVVVGFALETNDAVSNGRRKLEAKGLDLLVVNDATEPGAGFEVATNRVVLLQPGRDDEALPLLHKAEVADRILDRVETLVPPREPAR
- a CDS encoding uracil-DNA glycosylase — its product is MTDPRDLLERYVRQRMELGETEVVLDGWTEAELRALLSGSAGSVSGVVPAAPASPSSDVHVGRTAAPSSPERTRPSEARPLERVAVGIAADGTPGAGEMRQAPDAPARGASAEEIVMLPTLDAVRDLALGCPRCRLANSRQHVVFGEGDPAADLMVVGEAPGENEDRTGRPFVGKAGKLLDLLLASVGLPREAVYICNVLKCRPPDNRNPMADEVEACSPYLVRQVDL